TGTGTGGGCGATCAGTATGAGGTATGAGGATGTGCAGGGAAGGGCTGGGATGGCAGAGTGGCACGGGACACCAAGGACTGCCTCATTGTGTCTGTTCCCCTAGATCTGCATGAAATATGGGCGTCAGCGCTGGAAACTCCGGGGCCGCATTGAGGGTAGTGGAAAGCAGGTGTGGGACAGTGAGGAAACcgtctttcttcctctgctcacGGAATTCCTGTCCATCAAGGTGATGTCTCTGCCCAGAACCAACGGACACCATGATCCTGTGACTCCATGATCCTCTGAACCCCTTATGACCCTGAGAACCTTACCCCTGTAACCCCTGCTTGGCTCCATGGCCCTGTGAATGTGTGACCCCATGACCTTCATGACCCTGTGATTTCCTCATGACCAGACCTTGTAAAATATTTGACCCCCTGAACTCCCCTGAGGTTATGACCCCTAAGACCTCAATGACTTTATAAACTCATACCTTTGTGACCCTCATGCTCCCAGGCTGCTTCAAACCTCCATGGCCCCGTGATCTTGTGACCATCACATAACGTTTATGCAAATTCAGATCTCTGATCTCCCATGATCTCATGACCCCATGCTCTTGTGACCTCATGATGCATTCTTTGCTACAGGTGACAGAGCTGAAGGGCCTGGCCAACCACGTAGTTGTAGGCAGCGTCTCTTGCGAGACCAAGGACCTGTTCGCTGCCCTGCCCCAGGTTGTGGCAGTGGACATCAATGACCTTGGCACCATCAAGCTCAGCCTGGAAGTCACATGGAGGTTGGTGGGACTGAGGGGCTTGGGGACAGGGCCAGGGGCCTATGGCACCTGCTAAtagcctcttctctccccagccccttcgACAAGGATGACCAGCCCTCGGCTGCTTCTACTGTCAACAAAGCCTCCACAGTCACCAAGCGCTTCTCCACCTATAGCCAGAGCCCACCAGACACGCCCTCACTTCGGGAGCAGGCCTTCTATGTGAGTCACAGCCTCAGCTCAGGCCTCACTATCCCTCAGGAGTTCCCTGGGGTGGTCTTGAAAtaccctttcctctctcccagaATATGCTGAGGCGACAGGAGGAGCTGGAGAATGGGACGGCATGGTCCCTGTCATCTGAATCTTCAGACGACTCATCCAGCCCACAGCTCTCAGGCGCTACCCGCCACTCATcagcccccaggcccctggtACAGCAGCCTGAGCCTCTGCCCATCCAAGTTGCCTTCCGTAGGCCTGAGACCCCCACCTCTGGACCTGTGGATGAGGAGGGGGCCGTGGCCCCAGTCCTGGCCAATGGGCATGCCCCCTACAGCCGGACTCTGAGCCATATCAGTGAGGCCAGTGTGGATGCTGCCTTGGCTGAGGCTTCAGTGGAGGCTGTGGGTCTAGAAAGCATAGCCCGGGGACCTAGCCTGCCAGCACACCCAGATCCCACCCATGGGGAACACCCTGGTCCTGTCTCTCCTGCCCTGGACCCTGGCAATTCTGCCACAAGTCCCACTCTTAGTACAACAGGCCCTGCCTATATATCTACAGACCCTGCCCCATCTGCACACCTAGACTTGGTTCACAAGACCCCAGACTCTAGCTCTCCTGAACTGCCAGGCCCCACACACACCACTACAAGCTCCACCTATAGTGCCATAAGCCCTACCCACAGTGCTGCAAGCCTTACTCACACTACCACAGGTTCCACCCACAAGCCCATGCTCTCGACGCTCACTATTACAGACCCTACCCCCAGTGCTACAGGCCCAGCCCAGACCACCACAAGTCTTACCCACACTGTCACAAACCTGACACATACTGTCACAAGCCCAACAGACAAGCCCATGCTCTCTACCCTCACTACTACAGGCTCTACCCCCTGTGCCACAGGTCAGGCCCATACTACCACAAGCCCCACCCACAAGCCCATGTTTTCTATCCTCATGACTGCGGGTCCTACCCCCAATACTACAGGCTCAGCCCAGCCCACCACAAGCCCCACCCACAGCACTGCAAGCCCCACCCACACTGCTGCATGCCCCACCTACACTACTGCAAGCCCTACTGACAAATCCAGGATGTCAACTCACACCTCTACAAGTCCTACCCCTAATGCTAAGGACCCAGTCCAGACTACCAGAAGCCCCACCCATCCTGTCACAAGCCCCACCCTTATAACTGTAAGCCCTTCTACTTCTTTAGACCTCACCAcactccccagcccctctgcccacacAGACCCCACTCTCCCAGGCACCGACCCCCTGTCCTGTAGCCACCCAGCCTCCACTCCCTGTACTCAGGCAGACCCTATAGCCCCCAGCACCTCCTACCCAGGTCCTACCTGTTCCAGTTGGGAACCCCTCACAAGCCCTTCCCCAGACCCCCAAGAGCCTATCCTTCAGAGCCCAAGCCCTGCTCCCTCATCCCTAGACCCTGTGCCCCAGCATTCAGACTTTAGCCTGACTATGGCTGCCCAGGCCCCAGTTCCAGGGGCAGCTGGAGAGGCTGGggacaggaggctggaggaggcactGGGGGCCCTAATGGCTGCCCTTGATGACTATCGTGGCCAGTTCCCTGAGCTGCAGGGCCTGGAGCAGGAGGTGACCCGGCTGGAGAGTCTGCTCATGGTGAGGAGGGCCTGGTTGGGCTGTAGCAGCGCAGGGAGGGCAGCCAGGCAGTGGCAGCAGCTCTGACTCCCTTTACAACCCCAGCAGAGACAGGGCCTGACTCGCAGCCGGGCTTCCAGTCTTAGCATCACTGTGGAGCATGCCCTGgagagcttcagcttcctcaacGAGGATGAAGATGAAGACCATGATGGTCCTAGGGACAGGTGAGGGGGCTAGATGAGATGGGACTACGTGAGGGGGAAGAGGTGAGGTGAGTGCCAGGTGGCGAAAGGTGAGAAAGGGGAACAGGTGAGGTGGGGCCAGGTGGAGCACATGAGAACAGCAAGActggaggtgggcaggaggggaTGGACTTGCTGGTAGGTACATTTGTGTTCACCCCTTCCAAGTACTCCTCATGTCCCCTGATGCCCATGTTTCCAACCCcatctgtatccccagtgcttcTGACCACCCTCCTTCTCATCCCTGCAATGTCTGCCTCCCCCACCGGTCCCCATCAGCTCATGAGCCTccagttccttctctctcccttggcCTCACCTTGCACCTACTCTATGAACAAAACCTTTCAGTGCCTCCCCATCAACCCTGGGTGCCCCAGTATCAACCCCCTCTATCTCGTCGACCCTGGCTGCCCCAGAGAGCCTGGCCCCTCAGCTCTCTGTCCCAGAGCAGCCTTTGCCCATTCCCTCTTGAGGGTtgtgcccagcccctcccctctctgctgctGTCCAGGTTACAGCCCTGTGCCCTGCACCCTTTGGGCTACAACCCCTTGCAGTCCACATGGTGTAGACCATCCCGCCTGCAACCCTACTCCCGCCCACCCCAGCCCCGAAGGTCCCGGTGGTCCTAGATGGAGGCAGCACTGGCAGACAGGCTCTGGAGACCCCTGCTACATCTGCTGGTCCCAACCCCTTCCTCCTTGAAGTCCTCTGTGAACCCACCCATTGTCTGTTATCTCAGCATTGTCTGTTCTTCCATTCTGAGATGGGGGGAGCTTAATAAAAATGCACTGGTGACCAGATGGTGATGCATGTTCCTGGGTTGCTTGACCCCATTTTTTTCTCAGGCCCCCAagcagcctggagcctggggctgAGGACAGCCTCGACTCGCTCAGTGCCCGCCCCCTCAGCACGGAGTGTCCAGCTCTGGACACTGCCTTGGTCCAGCACCTGTACCACTGCAGCCGCCTCCTGCTGGTGAGGCTAGTGGTATTCCCCCCACCCTCCTGTTGTAGCCTCTTACCCCAGAGTGCCCTGCACTTCAATCCTGGCCCTCCATGCCTCCCCTACTTCCACTCCCAATGTCCCAGGCCCTGGCATCTGAATCTTACTGAATAGAATACTACCTGCACTCTGGCTACCCCCAACCTGTCCCGATGCATGCTGGGACTTGTAGTGCCCATGTCCCACCCTCCCCAAGCCATACCCTGAGCTCTGAGCTACTTAGCCACCCCTATTCTCCAGAAACTGGGCACATTTGGGCCCCTGCGCTGCCAGGAGGCATGGGCCCTGGAACGGCTGCTGCAGGAGGCTCGAGTAATTGAGGCAGTATGCGAGCTTAGCAGGCGATGGGAAATCCCTGCCACCTCCGCCCAGGAAGGTAAAGGCCCCGTGGGCTCTAGCTCAGTGTCTACCCTGAAGCTCTTCCCTTGCCCTACCCCATCTACACCTGTCTGCCCATCTGTCTGCTCTGTTGCCAATGGTTTCCTACGTTTCCTCACAGTGGTGCAGTTCTCAGCCTCTCGGCCCGGCTTCCTGACCTTCTGGGACCAGTGTACGGAGGGACTTAGCCCCTTCATCTGCTCCGTGGAGCGGGTGCTCCTCACCTTCTGCAATCAGTACAGTGCCCGTCTCTCCCTGCGCCAGCCAGGCTTAGCAGAGGCTGGTGAGTGGGCTGCCTACCTGCcccctctgccttcctttcttggATCCCCACACAGACATGCTGAGCTGAGAAGAAATAGCAAAGGCTCATGCCTTGGTGCAAAAGGACCTGGATGGGTAGGGTTTAGACAGGGGGCCCCTGGACCCGAGCCTGGAGTGGGAGCACTCTTCCCTCTAAGGGCCTGGGTCTATCTAACCCTGAGGCCTGTGGCACTGCCTTCTACAGTATGTGTCAAGTTCCTAGAAGATGCCTTGGGGCGGAAGCTGCCCAGGaggccccagccaggccctggagagCAGCTCACCATCTTCCAGTTCTGGAGTTACATTGAAGCCTTGGACAGCCCCTCCATGGAGGCCTATGTGACAGAGACCGCCGAGGAGGGTGAGGCAGTAGCCCTGATCACAAAGTGGCCTGATCCTATGGGTGGGTCTGAAGGTGTGGATGAGGACATGAGTATACAAAAGATCCCACCCCAGGAGGCTCCTTGCCCTGCCCCCTTGTCCCAAGCTCCACTTCCTTCTTTCAGTGTTACTGGTGCGGAATCTGAACTCAGATGACCAGGCTGTTGTGCTGAAGGCCCTTAGGTTGGCGCCTGAGGGGCGGCTACAAAGGGATGGGCTCCGGGCCCTCAGCTCCCTGCTTGTCCATGGCAACAACAAGGTCATGGCTGCTGTCAGCACCCAGCTCCGGAGCCTGTCACTGGGCCCTGCCTTCCGGGAAAGGGTGAGAGTTGGGCAGGGATACCTTGAGGGCAAAGGCTGGGGTCCCAGGCTCCCGGTGTCTGGCTAAGTCTGCGCTCCTACCCTTACCCAGGCCCTACTGTGCTTCCTGGACCAGCTCGAAGATGAGGATGTACAGATGAGAGTAGCTGGCTGCCTCGCCCTGGGCTGCATTAAGGTGACCCACCACGCAACCCACCcaccctttctctcccctcatgGCCTCCTCATCCCTGAGCCCTGGTTCCCACCTGCTCCACTGGGCCTACCTCAATACTCCCTCCCCTGGTAGGCTCCAGAGGGCATTGAGCCCCTTGTGTACCTGTGCCAAACGGACACAGAAGCCGTGAGGGAAGCTGCCCGGCAGAGCCTGCAACAGTGTGgtgaggctggggggtgggagatATGGGTTAAGTAGAGTTTGGGGACATTTTGGCTGATGGGAGTAGGGGTGAGATGGGGTCAGGGGTAGAAAGGCCAGGATGGGACTAGAGCCACTCCTTACCCCATTCTCACCCATTACAGGGGAAGAGGGACAATCTGCCCATCGACGGCTGGAGGAGTCACTGGACGCCCTACCCCGCATCTTTGGACCCGGCAGCATGGCCAGTACGGCATTCTAAACTCCCTACTCACCGGCTCCCAGTGCCCCTTCCTCCAACTTTCAGGGCTCACCAGGCACTGGCAGGGAGGGTGAGGGCTGGCTCCAGACACCCCTCCTCCACAGATTCCTATCAATGAAAATCTAATATATTCTTCTGTTGCCCCTGGGGTTGATAGAGTCAGTGCCTGCAGTCAAGTGCCTCCCAGCCTCGGCTCAGCACACTTACCACAAGTCAGTGTCCCGGGCCTGGccatcctgcctctgccccaacACATCCcttggttttgtattttatttacagagttttacagaaaataaaaaagcaagatgccTTTCCTACATGGCCTGGCCTGGTGCACTCCTGACCCTCTATTCCAGTTGTGGCCCTTCCTGACACTAGTATGTCCACTCTCCAATGGCATGTGCTTCTTGCCCTGGAAATCCAGGTGGAAGAAATCCCAGAGATTGAAACTAGGCttggagaggaggggcagaggaagagggtGGTGGGATGTTGCTAAGGAGGCTCAGCCTGCAGCCTGGGCATGCCCTGGGCCTAGAAGCTACAGGCCCAGGCTGGAGCCAAACTGTGGAGTTGGCCTAGAGGAGACCCAAAGCGTGCCAGTCCTGAGAACAGCTCCCCAGCAGCTAGCTCCTGGTGACCGCCCAGAGGCAAAAGGaagcaggcaagaaaagaaagtgcAGTGGTGGCTAGAGCTtctggccaccagggggcagcagaaCCCtgccagggccaggcttcttgGTGTTCCTTTGCCCAGACAGCTTCCTATAGAGGGGGCTGAGCACGAGGACCTCCTTGAGGGCTGAGTAGTAAGAGGAGATCCTCACAGAGGGGAagagctggggcctgggaggcaggagacccGGATGGCTGCCCTGTGACCCTAAACAGCaagtctctcctctccctgagcTGCCTCCTCTCTGTAATAACAAACCTGACTGAACCCAGTGGCCTCCCACAGCCAGCCGACCAGCCCGTGCTCTGCTGCTTCAGGAAGCAGGGCTCCAGGGAGAGGGCTCACCTCCCCAAGAGCTGCCTGACACGTGAGTGTGTAAACCCCAGAAGGCTATGAGTTCTATGGGAGGAActtgagggtggggtgggactTCAGGATAGCAGGCTATTCTAAGGAGGGCCTGAGGGAGGCCCACACCCAAGGCTGGAGAAACAGGtcctccacccttcccctctccctccagagcTTTCATCATCCAGGGGCAAGGGAGCCAGTGCACGGGCAAGGCCTTCCCCACTGCCTGAGCCCACTCTGGTGGCCCAGTGCCTGTGGCGGTAGCACAGCAGCATGACACACTGGGGAGAGTATGTGCGCCTGCACTCAGGAAGAGCCAATGAGGTGCCAACAGTCTCCcctggaggtggagggggtgCCCTAGATCCCCAGGGAGCCCTGCCCCCCAGTGTTTTAGGGCTGTGTATCAAGAGGTTTGGCTGGGCCCTTAACCACCTGCTGGGGAAGCCAAGCTGAGCAGAAAAAACGGCAACAGGAAGGAGCACAGGAAACACCTGTGTGTGGATGCAGGTGGCTCATTCCAgactggtgggggtgggggcgggcagATAGCTCTCAGCACATTGGCACAGCTCTGTCCTCCCTCTGTGACTATGAAGGGTGGCATGGTACGGATGGTGTGCAGGCCAGCCTTTTGGCTGGTCGGGTGGGGTAGCAGGGGGTGGAGAAGGTAAACAAGTGATAGGAAACCAAGCCAGCACCTAAAGCTGGCCACAGCTTGGGCCTGCCCCAAGAGCCCCTTCAGGAGGGTTATAGTCCCAGAACCACCCCTAGGAGCCCTTCTGGCCTGAGGCACCACAAGAGGCCCACTGTAGGCCAAGACTGTCTACTTGCATCCAAAGCATAGCCTGTGTGGCGGGGAAAGAGGAAGTGAACACTGGCTGACCAGGTACTGGGAAAGTGCAAACAGGGGTGACTGGGCCAGCACGAGCTCACAGCTGAAACCACAGGAGAGGACAGTCTGGGCAAGAAATGtaggatggaaaaaatatcatCCCAGCTAGAGGTCAACTGGGACTGTCACTGAAGATCTGAGTGGCCCTACATCCCAGCTCTCTAAtgctgggaaggggtggggctCCTAACTTTCTGTTCTCTACAAGGAGGgtcctgagggcagagcctgtTATTCAGCTCTAGCTGAGGGTGAGTGTGAGGGTCAGGGTTGGCACTGTGAGCACAGCCAGGTACAGGTGAAGGACTGTCAAGGCCAAGACAGAAAGAGTCTCAGGCCTTTGCCCTGTCAAGCCTACCTAGCTCAGAGCAGTGTGGATCAACCACAGAATAGCCACTCCACCCGTCTCTCTCAGTGACTTGCAGTCAGGCTCTATGGCCTCCCTACACCCAGGCCCAGGTCCATGTCTTTGAGGtggtggagggcagggagagagccCTTGTCCTCCCTCCTGTACGCCCTCCCCTCCTCTAACACACATACAGCCTCACAGGTACCTCCCACAGGCCAAAGCTGCTCCCAGCActacccccacctcccaccctacTGTCAGGCAGGTTCAGGGAGGCATTCACTCTTGCTGCCCCAGACCCCAGACAGTCGGGAGCTTGCTGTCCCAGGAGGTTGATGACACCATCAACAGTCAAAGGCAGCGGGGCAGCGAAAGCCTGTGCCCAGCTGTCCTGCAGAGCCTGTGCCAGCTTCTGTGATGGAACCAAGGGAAGTGAGCCTCCAAGGCCTATGACACACTGAGAAGTGCCCCATCAGTCAAGTCCATTGATACCACAGCCATGCCTTGGCCATCATCGTTGGGGCTCTTCCCAGAGGGAACTAATAAGCATGCAATGAAAAGAAGGGACCAGGCTGAGACAGTCCAGGATATGATTTATTGTGTTGGTGGTCACTGGTGGCTCCCccactcccttcctttcctcttgcgCTCTTCCAACCTTACCTTTCCTCCTGTCTCCCACTCTTCTTCCTCATGTATTCAAAGcttcagagaacaaaaaaaagaagaaagaaaaaaggcatgtTTGTGAAGGCAAAGAAGCAGATGGGTTGGCACGTGGGAAGAGGATTGCTTCTTTGCTTCGCCCACAGAGTGGAGCGGGGGTGCCTTTCTTGTGTGTTTCTATGCATGGTGTGTGGGTACAATTTGCTGAACCCTAGACATATGATatgctccctcctttccctccaccGTCCCCCACCCTGAAAGCCTTGGAGTGTCCTATTCATGCCATCCATCCTGTGTGGACAGAAGGCTCTTGGCTTGGCTGCAGAATCCAGCTCATTTAGGCCTGGGTAGTACAAGAGGGTGAGCTTGGGAAGGACTCCAGGTCCCATACAAACTGCTAAGGAAGAACAATCCTATCTTTTAGGAAGTAAGACTGTCATTGGCCTGTAAGAAAGGGGCCTCTTTTTTCAGAAGGTTGCAGTGGAGTGATGGCCACGATTTCAGTTTGATGTCCATGGTCAAGTCTTACTTGTCTCTGAATATATCCAGGGCATATGGACCCTCAATAAATGCTGACATAGAGCAGCTGAATAAACAGATGAATTGCTATGGCAAACACCTACGTTTCTAGCTATTTCCTCTGAATCTCCTTACAACCATCTTCACCTCCTCCTCAAGCATCCTCTTACAAATATCACTCCACAGGATTTCATTCTAgacccttttctcctctcttgaaACACACTCCCCGAATCACCTCATCCGTTCCTCTGGCTTCCATCTACATGCTGAGGCTATATGCCAATGATTCACATGACTCACTCCTCACCTCCAGACCCCCATATCCAACTGCTGACTAGACACCTCCTTTTGAACAGCATGCTTAAAATTAAACTCAACATCTCAAAACCTGTTTCTCCTCTAGGGCTCTTGGGGTTACCAACTACCCAGGTACCCAAGCCACACAAGTGGGCCTCATCTTTGACTCTCAGAGCTCTGTCTCCTCATCCCAGCCATGAGAATCCTCTCAATTAAGTGccctaaatatttctaaattctctCCACTTCTCTTTATCCTTATTGGCACCACTCCAGTTCAGGACACATTGACCTCTCACCTAGACACTAAAACTGCCCCCTCACAGGCTTCCTGCCCCTGGTCTTGCCCCTCTTCCATTCATTCTCCATGGTGCAGTCAGAGTGATTTCTCAAACATAAATCTACCACTACAGGCTCTCTTTCTTTTAGGGAAAATTCCAGCCCCCAAACCCTGGCTCACAAAGCCCTTTGAGTCTGTTCCCCTCTTCAGCCTCACTTCTGCCATCTAACTTCTCACTCTGCATTGGAGCCTCACTAAATTGCTTGCAGGGCTTGCTTGCCCCTCCATGGTACACTCTTCCCACTCCTAATCTTGCCTTGCTAATGCCTGTTCACCTGACAGGCTTCAACTAGACATCACAAATTTCTTCAGGAAGCTGCCCCTCCACTACACTCCTGTCACAGGAGCCTGCACTTCAACTAGTATAATACTAATGACACCCCATTGCAATTGCTCATTTACTTTGTAGCCTCCAATATATACATCCATAAGTATTTGCTGACTATTCTACTGGGTAACAGGCACCACCCAAGTCTTGGGAAGACAATTGTTGCCTTCCCTTATAGAGTTTGgttcaagttttttgttttatttctttttaaacagctttattgcgaATTAGTCTACGTATCatgcaattcacccatttaaagtgtacggTTCAACGGCtcttagtatatttacagagttgtgcagtcatcaccaaAATcagttttagagcattttcatcaacTCCAAAATCTATCATCCCCAGGCCTCCATATCCACCCCAACactaaagcaaccactaatctactttgtccCTGTATATTTGCCTACTCCAGATATTTCTTATAAAGGAAATCAATTAGGTCTTTCCAACTTACCCAGTTCTAAGATTCACCTAAGAATTTCCCTAGCAATTCAAATTCAGAGGAGTGGGGccagggaatctgcatttttaacatatGCGCCAGGCAATTCTCTATTTAATCATGCTGCATCTGCCTTTACTATCCCCAGCAAACAAGGCCAAATAAACAGTAAGTGATCAAAATTAGATTTAAATGAATATCTCTAAAACTTGTCTCTAGCTCTCGGTTCCCTATATCCAACTCCCTAACTGATGTCTTGGTCTTAAACACAACCTGAAAACATTTTCAGTATGAAAGTACCAAATTTTTAACGTGGAAAAAGCCTGGACACTCGAAACACTCCCCAGAGTCCCCCATGAAGCACAGCTCTTTAGAATGCACTTTCACCACTGGGACCTCAATTAAGGAACAGAATAGAACCCTGAGCAGGGGACAGTATAGCAAGGGAGAGCTGAGGTCAGACTGGTGGAGGAGGCAAGCAAGCTGAATCCACAGGGGCTAGCTAGAGGGGGTAGCTAGAAACGAGGCTGAAGAGGTGAGCAGGGGCTTGATCATGGGGGATTCCATGGACCACATGGAGTGGTGAGGAGTTTGGAATTTACCCCCAAAGCACTGAGGAGCCATCCATGGGCTTGCGGCAGGGGAATTTTAGGATCACAGCTGTGCTTTAGAAAGGTCAGATGTTGGAGGGCATTTGTGTGGAGGGAAAAGGCAGGAAGCAGTGAGGAGTCTGAAGCTGTGGTCAGGAGAAGTGATAGTGGCCTGGGCCAGGGTGGAGGCAGTGTGGATGGAAAGGAGGTTAGAGTGAATAGATTTTCCAAAGGCAGAATGGACAGGATTTGGTGATTGATGGGATGTGGGAGATGAGAGAATGAAGCCTTGGTTTCTGGCctgggtgatggatggatggtggtatCTTTCACTAAAAAGGGGGAGTCCTAGAGAAGCAggttgggaggagagagacaaggcTCATAAGGGTGGCCTGGGAGCCATCCAGGAGGAGATGTCCAGAAAGAAGCCGGATATGTAGATCTGGGGCAAGAAGAGAAGTGTGGAGGCTGCAGGCAGAAGCTTGAGAGTCATCCTTGCTTTACTGTGAAGTCTCTTATGACTACTGCAATATCCAGTGACCAGTCTGTTCCTCCCATACCTGCAGCCCTTACCTTTTACTtgcctctccatccttgattttTATGTACCAATGCTTATGAGGTTTAGCTTGACCTCTCCAGACTAATGTAAGACAAAGTATAAGACACTCGAGCGCTAGGGACATCATCTATCTCCAGTATTACCTAGCCTCGAGCATAGACCTGGATCTTGAGCAATTATTCAGGACATACTTATAGATTAATAATTCATCACTCAAAATACCTCCTCTATCTGCCTTCCAAGTGCCTGACACTTCCACCATTAAAGCCCTTCCTTTGGGTTAAGGCAGTAATGTCCAACTTTTTTTAGAAAACCTTTTCCCCCCTAAACCACATAAAATTTGGAGAAGTGGGAGAGGATGGGGAAGCAGAGAGGCCCAGAGCCTGCCTGATAGACCTCCCTTCCTGTTCCTCTTCCAAAGCAGCCCCTGAGTTAAAGCATCATCTCCAGAGGATCCCTATAAAGTTGGAAATGTTATCTGACAGAGTGAGGAGCTCTGAGTAGCTagtgaaagaacagaaagagagaaggtagGGCTGGAAGATCTGAGTACTCATTCTGGTTTTGCCAGCAAGTTTCTGGATGCATCTGAGCAGGTCACTTCATTTCTTGAGTTTAGGACAAAACTGTCTGTCTTCACATAGAGCTGTGAACCTCAATTGAAAGGTCAGTTATGAAggtattttgcaaaatgaaaaatgtacagATGGGATGGATTATTAAAGGGCGATCAATGCATGTCTGAAAAATGCAGGTAAGAGCAAAGAGAACGAAAGTAACCTACTTCCCAAATGTGGGATGTGGGTCTAGGTAAAGTCCTTTAGACTTTAGAGAGCAGTAATTTAATCTAAGAGGTAAAAAGTAAATATGGCTTTTACAGGGGTCTGAAGAAAGCAGacatcaataaggaaaaaaattcctgtgGTCTGGGTAGGAGATGATGTAGAAGGGCAGGTCTTTAAAATGTTAGGAGAAAGTGGCTGGCCTTGGCAGTTGACCTTGAAAGCTTTCCCAAGTATTATAAGGTTTAGCATCACTACTCTACACCCTAGTCCAATGGTGTGGGATGACTTGCTGTCCCCCCTAACTCTTGTGTTTTATGCCTTTGACCATGGCTCTTCACCTTACATTCCTTTGCTTTGCTTGTTAATGCCTTCTGATTCTTTAACACCAAGGTGAAATGAGATAAAGGAGGAAATCATTCTCCAGAAGTATCTATGAGTCCACTTCTTCCCATTATAACAATTATTGCAttaattgttttttggttttgttttgtcttgttttctaaCCAGTCTGACCAGTTAAACTTTGAGTTCTACGGCAAGACACACATCTTGGggcatctttgtatccccagtcCCTAGAACAGGGAGCTGAATAcagcaggtattcaataaatgtttgctaaattgGATTATATCTCACACGTCCTCAAGATATACAGAGGCAACAGTAATATTCAAGTGTAACTACAGGTCTTACCCCCAAAATGGGCAGGAAGATTCTTGCCCATTGTTACTTAGAAAATCAATacatctctctttcatttattgattctCTTGCTTAAAGAGTTCCCCAAAACACATAAATGATCATGATCATTGCAAGCTCGACATGGAGCAACAGTGGGAGCCAAGGAAGATCTTAGAAATAGAGTTGTCCTCCTAAGAATTACCAAAAACTGTTTGGGGTGGACGActgaagaaaatgcaaaatgcaaagtACACCTTTCCCAGAAAGGATGACTCCCAGGCCAAGGAAAGCCTAGTCAGTAACTGATTCTATTAATGAATCTAGAAAAAGCATGTCCATCAGAAGTTGGATTTGGAAGTGAGAGTGGGTAACAAGaagcataaaaagaagaaataacaatagtTTACATTTACGGTATGATTACTGGTGCCTAGAACTGTGCCAA
This genomic window from Equus przewalskii isolate Varuska chromosome 3, EquPr2, whole genome shotgun sequence contains:
- the RIPOR1 gene encoding rho family-interacting cell polarization regulator 1 isoform X13; translation: MSAKKRGSPARTRSMMSLSVRPQRRLLSARVNRSQSFAGVLSSHERGPRSFPAFSPPGPPRKPPALSRVSRMFSVAHPATKVPQPERLDLVYAALKRGLTAYLEVHQQEQEKLQGQIRESKRNSRLGFLYDLDKQVKSIERFLRRLEFHASKIDELYEAYCVQRRLRDGAYNMVRAYSTGSPGSREARDSLAEATRGHREYTESMCLLESELEAQLGEFHLRMKGLAGFARLCVGDQYEICMKYGRQRWKLRGRIEGSGKQVWDSEETVFLPLLTEFLSIKVTELKGLANHVVVGSVSCETKDLFAALPQVVAVDINDLGTIKLSLEVTWSPFDKDDQPSAASTVNKASTVTKRFSTYSQSPPDTPSLREQAFYNMLRRQEELENGTAWSLSSESSDDSSSPQLSGATRHSSAPRPLVQQPEPLPIQVAFRRPETPTSGPVDEEGAVAPVLANGHAPYSRTLSHISEASVDAALAEASVEAVGLESIARGPSLPAHPDPTHGEHPGPVSPALDPGNSATSPTLSTTGPAYISTDPAPSAHLDLVHKTPDSSSPELPGPTHTTTSSTYSAISPTHSAASLTHTTTGSTHKPMLSTLTITDPTPSATGPAQTTTSLTHTVTNLTHTVTSPTDKPMLSTLTTTGSTPCATGQAHTTTSPTHKPMFSILMTAGPTPNTTGSAQPTTSPTHSTASPTHTAACPTYTTASPTDKSRMSTHTSTSPTPNAKDPVQTTRSPTHPVTSPTLITVSPSTSLDLTTLPSPSAHTDPTLPGTDPLSCSHPASTPCTQADPIAPSTSYPGPTCSSWEPLTSPSPDPQEPILQSPSPAPSSLDPVPQHSDFSLTMAAQAPVPGAAGEAGDRRLEEALGALMAALDDYRGQFPELQGLEQEVTRLESLLMQRQGLTRSRASSLSITVEHALESFSFLNEDEDEDHDGPRDRPPSSLEPGAEDSLDSLSARPLSTECPALDTALVQHLYHCSRLLLKLGTFGPLRCQEAWALERLLQEARVIEAVCELSRRWEIPATSAQEVVQFSASRPGFLTFWDQCTEGLSPFICSVERVLLTFCNQYSARLSLRQPGLAEAVCVKFLEDALGRKLPRRPQPGPGEQLTIFQFWSYIEALDSPSMEAYVTETAEEVLLVRNLNSDDQAVVLKALRLAPEGRLQRDGLRALSSLLVHGNNKVMAAVSTQLRSLSLGPAFRERALLCFLDQLEDEDVQMRVAGCLALGCIKAPEGIEPLVYLCQTDTEAVREAARQSLQQCGEEGQSAHRRLEESLDALPRIFGPGSMASTAF